In Cystobacter fuscus DSM 2262, one DNA window encodes the following:
- a CDS encoding LysR family transcriptional regulator, with protein sequence MDRLETLRVFVTVAEEAGFAPAARRLTMSPPAVTRAIAALEERIGTRLLHRTTRIVRLTEAGTRFLADCKRILGELEEAEASAAGAHTEPRGQLGVTASVMFGRMFVAPILLDFLDRHPHVVARTLLVDRVVDLVDEGLDVAIRIAHLTDSSLSAVRVGSVRRVVCAAPHYLAEHGSPRTPAELSRFDTFTFSSTTAPPAWSFASGARGQTVSPPTRLIVNTAEVTIAAAVAGRGLTRVLSYQVAPELRAGQLQIVLEDFEPPPIPIHVVYPEGRRANARVRAFVDFAVERLRAEKSLNP encoded by the coding sequence ATGGATCGTCTCGAGACCCTGCGGGTGTTCGTCACGGTGGCGGAAGAAGCGGGCTTCGCGCCCGCGGCCCGGCGGCTGACGATGTCGCCGCCAGCGGTGACCCGGGCCATCGCGGCACTCGAGGAGCGCATCGGTACCCGGCTCCTTCATCGCACGACGCGCATCGTGCGCCTGACGGAGGCGGGCACCCGGTTCCTCGCCGACTGCAAGCGCATCCTCGGAGAACTCGAGGAGGCCGAGGCCTCGGCGGCGGGCGCCCATACCGAGCCACGAGGGCAGCTCGGGGTGACGGCCTCCGTGATGTTCGGGCGGATGTTCGTCGCGCCCATCCTGCTCGACTTCCTGGACCGGCATCCGCACGTCGTGGCACGGACGCTGCTCGTGGATCGCGTCGTCGACCTCGTGGACGAGGGGCTCGACGTCGCCATCCGGATCGCCCATCTGACGGACTCGTCGCTGAGCGCGGTGCGGGTGGGCTCGGTGAGGCGCGTCGTCTGTGCAGCCCCCCACTATCTGGCCGAGCACGGGAGTCCCCGGACCCCGGCCGAGCTGTCACGCTTCGACACGTTCACGTTCTCGTCCACCACCGCCCCGCCGGCCTGGTCGTTCGCGTCGGGAGCGAGGGGTCAGACGGTCAGCCCGCCCACGAGGCTGATCGTCAACACGGCCGAGGTGACCATCGCCGCGGCGGTGGCCGGGCGGGGGCTGACCCGGGTGCTCTCCTATCAAGTCGCCCCGGAGCTGCGCGCGGGACAGCTTCAAATCGTGCTCGAGGACTTCGAGCCTCCGCCCATTCCCATCCACGTCGTGTACCCCGAGGGGCGGCGTGCCAATGCGCGGGTGCGTGCCTTCGTCGACTTCGCGGTCGAGCGGCTCCGGGCGGAGAAGTCACTGAACCCATGA
- a CDS encoding glutathione S-transferase family protein, producing the protein MSQPTRPIRLYRHALSGHSHRVELFLSLLKLPFELVDIDLASGEHKSPAFLARNPFGQLPVLEDGEVTLADSNAILVYLATRYDPSGRWLPREPVAAARVQQWLSVAAGPLASGPAAARLVTVFGRALDAERAKAIASGLYGVLDPYLTTRSFLAGEAPTLADVALYSYTAHAPEGGVSLEPYGNIRAWLARIEALPGFVPMRRTSTRYAA; encoded by the coding sequence ATGAGCCAGCCCACCCGTCCCATCCGTCTCTATCGCCATGCCCTGTCCGGCCACTCGCACAGGGTCGAGCTGTTCCTGTCCCTGCTGAAGCTCCCGTTCGAACTCGTCGACATCGACCTCGCCAGCGGAGAGCACAAGAGTCCTGCCTTCCTGGCCCGGAACCCGTTTGGTCAGCTACCGGTGCTCGAGGACGGAGAGGTGACGCTGGCCGACAGCAACGCCATCCTCGTCTATCTCGCGACGCGGTATGACCCGTCGGGGCGCTGGCTCCCGCGCGAGCCGGTCGCGGCGGCGCGGGTGCAACAGTGGCTCTCGGTGGCGGCGGGGCCGCTCGCCTCCGGTCCCGCGGCGGCGCGCCTGGTCACCGTGTTCGGCAGGGCGCTCGACGCCGAGCGCGCGAAGGCGATCGCCTCCGGGCTCTACGGGGTGCTCGACCCGTATCTGACCACCCGGAGCTTCCTCGCCGGGGAGGCGCCGACCCTCGCCGACGTGGCGCTCTATTCGTATACGGCCCACGCTCCCGAGGGCGGCGTGTCGCTCGAGCCTTACGGCAACATCCGGGCGTGGCTCGCTCGCATCGAGGCGTTGCCCGGCTTCGTGCCGATGCGGCGGACGTCGACCCGGTACGCGGCCTGA